DNA sequence from the Topomyia yanbarensis strain Yona2022 unplaced genomic scaffold, ASM3024719v1 HiC_scaffold_518, whole genome shotgun sequence genome:
TTCCAAGATTACCGTACGCATTGACAGTCTGCTTAGTTGGAGTTTGTTCGTTAACTTTCTGCGGCGAAGGAGTAGTTTTTGATTGCGCACCGATAGGAAACCGGACTGCAGTATGCATTGCCTGATTCATTTGACCCGgttttgaagcaaattggttgTTGGAGGTCGGTGATGAGACTAGGATGTGACCGCTTGGTTGATGGATAATCATTGGGTGCTGACCCATAACTGGACTGTGCTGTGGAGATTGGCGGTTCGGAATAACTTGTGGACGCAATAGATTGGGGCTAGTTGCGGTCGGAGAAGAAGTTCTCATGAACGGTGAATGAGGTTGAAGTTGAAGCTTTGGCGATTGCAACCTCGGATCATTTCCGATTAGTCCTCGTGGTGACATTACTGCAGCGTCCATCGGTTGATACGCAATGTGTTGCTCAGGTATACTGATTGTGGGAGGTGCCTGCATTATGTACTGTTGACGAATTTGTGGTTGTGATTGCATGTGTGGTGATTGAACGCCAACCATTGTAGCCTTTTGCGTAACTGATAGCACGGGTTTACCCTGCGTCATCAGAGAAGATGAAGTAAAAACAGTGATCGGTGCAGGCGCGGACGCTATAGTAGAAACTGTTTTGTTCGAAGTATCTTTGACAGTGACAGCTGTTGTAGTTGAAGCTGCTTTCGGACATTGCACAATGATTGGTGCTTGAATTGGCACCATAGGCTTTGTAGCTAGTGTAAATGGTTTACTCACAATCGATGTACTTGCGTGAGACGTTTCTACAACAGTGTGCGTAGTCTTAGCAAACACAGTGGACACTGGAGGAGTTTCTGGTGTTACTTTTGCAGGTATATTGCTAGTAATCTGAACATTCTTGCCTGGTGTGTCTGGCATCTCCAGTTTATCGTACTTCTTCGCAGAATCAGGAGCAGAAACCGCATTAGTCTCGGATAAAGGTTTGCCTATCTGACTAAGATCCACATCGGGCGTCTTTGGTGGATTATCAAATCTTAGTAAACTAGCCGGATGCTCATCATCTGCTGCATCTTCGGTATCAGTATCAATTTGCAAATCATGCTCTGACTGTGGTGTATCAGGCTTCATATCGAGTTTTATGTGCTCTTCCGTGTTCAAACTGAGAATGGCCTTCTTCATCTCTTCGTCATCTTCTTCGGGTATTTGTGGAGGTTCATTATTCAGTTGTGATGATGACTCTTCAACTGGATCCAGCGAATAATCCATAGAGAAATCCGGAGTATTGGACGTTCCAAAGCTCTCTCCGAGCAAAGCTGCTACAGCATCCTCCGTTTCTTCCTGGGAGATTACTGCCCTGGATTTCTCCTCGATCTTTGATTCATCCGCTTTATCTTTCACTTCGCTGTCAACATCTGGAACGTTGAGGTCATCTTTAGTAGTCTTCTCAGTGATGAATTCTCCCGAAATAGATTGCACAGCTTTCTCATGAAGTTGTTGATCGATCTCCCCAAAAGCCGGAATCATCTTCTCCGACTTTCGTTTCGATTGTGCCGATGTCGATTCTGTAGCTTTGAGTAGCTCACTGTCTTCTTTGGTGATTGCATGTTTTTCTTCCTCTACTTCTTTAGTTGGAGTTGAGCATGCTAATTCGCGACCTGTTGGAGTTGGTGGCGACATTTGTCCAGAAGAAGTCGACACAGGCGTCGGGAGAGTCGACTGGCGATTTGATGATGGCGGACTATCTCCCATCAAACAGGGCAAacttggcgattgtttactcaTATTATGTTTCGAATCTTCCTGTTGAGCGGAGATTATGTCCAAAGAAAGTTTGTTGGTCGTTGGCGTAAAAGGGGTTGTTATCGGTGGATTTGTGTGGTGTGTACTGCTACTACTGCTGCTATGGTGATGTTTATGCTTTTCATCTTTACCacgtttctttttcttcttcttttctttGCGACTATGATCGGATTCCTTTTTCTCGCTGAAAGAGGTTTCCATACTATCGTCGCCATCGGTAAATCGAAACACATCCATCACATCTGTAGACGACTGTTTGCCACTGGTAGCAGCCGTAGAAGTCGGTGATGCATCGTCAGCCTTTTGATCAGAATCACTCATCAATTGGGCCTCTAATGCACGTCCTGCCTCATCCAGATCCACACTATTCTCTTCGTCCCTCATAGTCATTGCAGCTCGTATTTTTTCACGCTCTCTTCGCTTTCGCTCTTTCCTTCGTCTGGATTCttctttgattttttccttctcggTCATTTCACCTTCGTTCGATTGATTTTCCAAATGTTTAGCATCTTCTTCAGTCTTCGCTTCCATTAGCTGTTCCTGTTTCACAGACACTTCTGTTTCTACAGACGAGTGCTGCGATTCCTCATCTGAAATGGGTCCGAAGATGTCTTCCATCTTTTCCTCGCGTTTCGTGTTAGAAGTGACAATATCTGGGAGTTTTATGCCATCCTTATGCTTGTTCTTCGATTTTTTCGACTTGCCCGATCGTTCGTATTCCTCCTTCGAGCGATCGCGCCGTTTTTCCTTCTTGCCGCTATGTTTCTTCTTCGAACTTGCATACATTTGTTCATCCGTATTTTTCTTCAATTCGTCAAACATTGAACCAGTGTCATCACGAGGGGAATGTTCCTTTTCGCTCTTCACATCTGTTTCCGAACCTTCCATTGTCTTGTGACGCTTTTGCTTCTTTTTATGCTTTTTCTTCGATTCCGAATGACCGTAGATCATCTGATCAACTGCTGAATTAACTGTGTTCTCGATTTCCGCATTCACAGCCGTAGTTATGTTTGGTTCTCCTTCCGAAGAAACTGGATCACACAGTTGGCCTAGACGTTCCTTCGAAAAAGTTAGTCGTTCAACCACCAATTCCTTCTTGATCATGGTACTCGGAATGAGTTCGGATTTCACGATACTTTTCACCACATCATCATCCGATACGTCACTAGTAATAAGAGCCGACGGTGGTTGGACTTTTCGTTCCACCTTGATGTCCACCTTACCTCCAATTGTCTCCTGGGTGTTGTCTTCTTCACTCTTGATTTCTTGTTTTATTACCACAACGTTCATCTTGCTAGTGAACGAATGTGATTGGTTGCTATCAGCCGTAGTATTAATGCTTTCAAATTCACTACCGTGATCGATACCTGCCGCATGTTTGTGGCGGCTAATCGAGCCATGCTCATCCGTATCTGAATCCGATTGTATTCGCGTTGAGTTTTTCCGAGATATCTTCTCACTGGATCTTCGACGTGGCGTATGGGGAGCATGTCTTCTAGGGTGATCTACGTCGGAGCTTTCATCGTCACACAAATTGTTCAATCGGTCACGGTTACTTCGGATACGACGACTGTGTTCCTCCTCATCCGAGTCGGACGCCAGAGGCTCTCTCGGATGTCGTCTAATCCGAGGCGTTGTCGGCAAATGATCGTCGTCATCGGAAGTCGTGATCGTCCCACTTTTATTGTGTCGGTCCTTGTGGTTATACTTGCTGTTAATTGTGGTATCCGAGTTCATGCCATCCGTATCAGAATCCTCGTCCCAGCTCTTGGAACGGTTTTTGCCTTCGCGTTTTGCACGGCTTTGTTTAAGCTTGGAGAACTTTGCTTTGATTTTCTTCTCCTCTTCCTGTTTCTGCATATTCTTACAAGATCGTGCCTTCACTTTGTCATACATCGAGATGTTCGGTCCTTCGTCAGGAATGTCGAAAATCGAATGCTTTTTAGGCTCATCGGAATCATCCGTTTCCGAACTATTAATTGATTTCACACGACTATTGTTAGTtcgatttttctttttcttgCCGTCTTCATCCGCAGATGATTCGGCGAGACTGAATTTCCGATCGTATTTTTTATAATCAACCCCACTCTCACTGTGGTATCGTTTGCTGTAGTCCTTGGAACTTTTGCGCTCTTTGCGGTgtaatcgactgagttcgtcttCGTCACTAGTTGATCGATGGTCAGCAAACTGTTCAACCGAAAAATTCGCATTCTGTGTATTCTCTTTATCTCCAAACGACTCTCGATCCTTTTTGGATTTATGCTTTTCGTGATAACGGTCCTTCTTCTTGTGATGATGACTGTGCTGCACTTGTTCCTCGCCCGAGAAAGTGATCTCTTTTCGTCGTTCCTCTAACATGAACTGTTGTTTATCATCTTGATTGTCATGTCTGCCACCAATGCTAAGCACGTTCGGTTGAGAAATGGATTTTTCTGAAGAACTAGATGACACCGAGGAAGACTTGGACGACTTCTCCGTACGGTTGTGGCTTTTGTGGTGCTTCTCCTTTCTGCCATCTCTGCCAGAGTCCCGTCGTTCAGAAATCCGATTGTTGTCCTGAGCCTCCTGCTTATGTTTTTTCATAACATTAGCATCTTCCATTGGAGAGTCATTGCTATCCGGTGAGCTAAGCCGTCGTTTTGACGAATTTCTTACAGGTGAATTACTTCCACCCGAGCTGACAGTGTCACGACGGCCTTTATGATGTTTCGATAACTCATCGCATACACTCTTCGCAGGAACGCATTCTTCAACGTCGGGTGATTGTTTCTTGGGTTCATGTATCAAATTCTCCTCTTCCTTTTCTCGTTTACCCCGATCCGCCTTTTCACTCTCTTCTCGCTCTTTTTGCGATTTCCGTTCTAGTTCTTTCTCACGTTCCAATTGCTTATTGCGTTCCTCTTGATCCCTTCGATCAGCTTCCTCTTTTTCCTTCCGCCTTTGCTCTTCCTGTTCTTTTGCCTTCTGTTCCTGTATTCGTCTGTGTTCCTCTTTATCTCGCTGTTGCCGCTCTTCCACAAGCTTACGCTCTTTCTCCTTTTCCCTTTCATCACGCTCTTGCACATCCTTTTCTTTTCTACTGGTTGATCCACTTCTAGGATTTACGTTGTTATGTGTTACATCCAGCTTCAAACGGTCAAACTCATTTGCTTCATCAGACACGTCTTTGTTTGGGCCACCCCGGGAAGCAGCGACCGTTGTCAAGCTGCCCGTACTGCTCGTACTGTCGCTGGAATGTCTGTGACTGTGACCGTGACTATGGTTGTGGCCATGATGGTGGTTTGATTTGTTCTGTTTGTTACTGTGTTTTACACTCGAACTGTCACTAGTCGGGTGCTGCTGATGAGGGTGATGATCGTCATCGGGAGGCGAAGTTTCGTCTGACTTCGATGTCGACAAAGGAGGAGGATGTTTAGAGGAGGTAGCTGGCGTTAACGACGGTGTAGTCGAGCCTGTTGAACTTGTCGAACATGAAGAAGCCGTCGACAGTTTCCGCCGATCTTTATGGTGCTTGCTTCCAGAGCTGTTGCTACCTTGCTTATCCTCTTTTTCAACATTGATACTACTGCTGTTACCGACGCCATGGTTAGTGTTAGAACTATTGGAATGCTGGTGTACCTCTTCGGCGGAAGTACTCGTTGATAGTGGCGGTATATAGCTGGGCCTAATTGTACCGCAATTTGTACTACCAGGTGGAGCTGTCGTAACTGTAGTGTTTCTATGATTGCTAGAGGATGCTGGCGTTCTCGTCGTGCTAGTGGCGGTATTGCTAGAAGAACTGGCACTTGTTGATGCTGGTGGAACAGTTTCAAGCACGGCGGCTGGGACAGTACAGGCCGCAGCCGCTTCTACTGAtgtcgatgatgatgatgatgacgacgaagaagaagaagaagagatCGTTGAGGATACTTTCGGTGTTGCTATGCTCGTTGTCGTTGCAATAGTCGTCGTAGTTGTTACCATTGCAGATGATTCATTTAAACTAGTGCTACAACTACCGCTAGTACTCGTTAGATTATTACTATTAGACGTtaaattattattgttgttacTACTAATATTTGTACTTGCTTTTTCCGTTAAACTAATACTTTTGTTTAAAACATTGGTCTTTGGTTTATTTGCTAGGGTAGCCGAAGTGCTCCTGCACAATGTTGTTGTTACTGCTGGGGTTGCGGTTGCTGTGGTGGTACCAGAAGAATAGCTTGGGATTATCGCGCAACTACTTGGTGCAGAGGTCGCTGACGTACTGCTACTGGTGAATGTGAGTGAAGAGGCAGAGGAAGAGGAAACGGAAAACGTGCTGCTAGCGGCAGATGTGGCGAAGGTGGTGATTGTTCCACTGTTGGTACTGCCTGTGATAGATGTGGCTAGGCTTGTTGCCGCAGGAGACGATACGGATGCTGCGAAGGTGGTGCTAGTAGGAACAGATGCTGTGACAGCTACCGATGGCATTGTTGGCGGATGACTTGGAAACGGATACTGAAGACCAGATTTTACCGACGGGTTTGGACTGTTGTATGGCTGTGGACTATTCATGGGCGAACCAGAGGTGCTACTGCTGCCAAGTCGTTGCAAGCTGGTTGCCGGTGGTGTCTGAGCCTTGAGCGCATGGAGTGGAGACTGCGACGCTAGAATCGTGTTAACTGGTGACACAGTTGCCGTGCTCGCTATACCGGTGGTGTTGAAGTTTACAGTACTCTTAGCATAACTGGTGAACACACCGGGCTCATATTTATCACTGATGTTTTCCAATCGTTTGAGATCTTCGTCGAAGATTGATTTTCGTAAGAGAAGAGACTTCACTATATCGGATGGAGGGACTTCGTGTACGTCAAGCTCGAGGAGTTTATGCCGGAACGATGACGCAGAAGATGACGACACATTCGAAACGGGTGATTGGTTCAGGCTACCCGACGTCACCGCGGAACTTATGTGGTTGTGGTGATACAGGTGATGGCTGTGGTGCCGATCGTTGAAGTGGTGGTCAGCGGCGGTATTATTCTGCCGAGTTTGACTGTTTCCGGACCACTTTTCGTACATTTCATCCAGCCTGTTTATTCGTTCTTCCAGGGACGGTGAAGTAGAAGGACCATCTTCGGAGTCGCTGGAATTAGAACTGACCGACGGGGCTCGTAGTGGGCTTGCGGGTGCTTGGATTCCATGCTCTAGACTGTTCGTGGTGTTGGAACAGTTAGAAGCAGTTCCGGGAGTCGTGTTGCTTCCTGAACCCGAATTCGGTGGTATCACCAGTGATAGTTTGGTTGGATGCACGGGCGGTGGACTTGATAGCGTGTTGTTTAGTAGACTAGAATTAGACGAAAGCGAAGATAGACCACTCATAGCAGCACTGGACGATGCGgtatgcaaagaacttagagcACTTTGTGTCGATGAACCGGACACGGTAAAAAACAGTGTAGATGATGACGAAGTTTGTTGAAGCGATGCACTGGACAAAGCGCCAGCCGACGAATGTGACGAAACAGGAACAACGGATGATGATTGTGGCTGCTGTTGTTGATTCTGCAACCGATATTGCTGCAAGAACTGTATCGCAAATCGTGGCAATGGTAGACTCATCGGTTCCTGATTATACGAGCGACTCGTCGGAATTCGTCGTGGTTCGCTGGGCGGTAGAT
Encoded proteins:
- the LOC131695763 gene encoding protein split ends-like; translation: FGLPFSPYLSPYTGDIRYLQKERVHILEQLEECPSSGDELVSPKKRIKYNLDAHHGSDPSDHHHPHYSSSAAATATVAAAAPSNLANDAATGTCDPTAASSGGTVGGVSGHHHYGSSNSSNHYNSHHHHHHHNSSENSVQSGFSSSSAVSHHRKCVEVRRLSDCNLQQSKSLSSQSTPSSMHSNNNSRRPSTDSTPLQQRHGSSSSNSSSSLQQSHLDSGHPYTHSLSKRRKTILNSDNSMTVIASAGISAVSSNEHHHSSRGRGHQLHSIHSHEASGGESADGSRPGTPLCDERPENLPPSEPRRIPTSRSYNQEPMSLPLPRFAIQFLQQYRLQNQQQQPQSSSVVPVSSHSSAGALSSASLQQTSSSSTLFFTVSGSSTQSALSSLHTASSSAAMSGLSSLSSNSSLLNNTLSSPPPVHPTKLSLVIPPNSGSGSNTTPGTASNCSNTTNSLEHGIQAPASPLRAPSVSSNSSDSEDGPSTSPSLEERINRLDEMYEKWSGNSQTRQNNTAADHHFNDRHHSHHLYHHNHISSAVTSGSLNQSPVSNVSSSSASSFRHKLLELDVHEVPPSDIVKSLLLRKSIFDEDLKRLENISDKYEPGVFTSYAKSTVNFNTTGIASTATVSPVNTILASQSPLHALKAQTPPATSLQRLGSSSTSGSPMNSPQPYNSPNPSVKSGLQYPFPSHPPTMPSVAVTASVPTSTTFAASVSSPAATSLATSITGSTNSGTITTFATSAASSTFSVSSSSASSLTFTSSSTSATSAPSSCAIIPSYSSGTTTATATPAVTTTLCRSTSATLANKPKTNVLNKSISLTEKASTNISSNNNNNLTSNSNNLTSTSGSCSTSLNESSAMVTTTTTIATTTSIATPKVSSTISSSSSSSSSSSSSTSVEAAAACTVPAAVLETVPPASTSASSSSNTATSTTRTPASSSNHRNTTVTTAPPGSTNCGTIRPSYIPPLSTSTSAEEVHQHSNSSNTNHGVGNSSSINVEKEDKQGSNSSGSKHHKDRRKLSTASSCSTSSTGSTTPSLTPATSSKHPPPLSTSKSDETSPPDDDHHPHQQHPTSDSSSVKHSNKQNKSNHHHGHNHSHGHSHRHSSDSTSSTGSLTTVAASRGGPNKDVSDEANEFDRLKLDVTHNNVNPRSGSTSRKEKDVQERDEREKEKERKLVEERQQRDKEEHRRIQEQKAKEQEEQRRKEKEEADRRDQEERNKQLEREKELERKSQKEREESEKADRGKREKEEENLIHEPKKQSPDVEECVPAKSVCDELSKHHKGRRDTVSSGGSNSPVRNSSKRRLSSPDSNDSPMEDANVMKKHKQEAQDNNRISERRDSGRDGRKEKHHKSHNRTEKSSKSSSVSSSSSEKSISQPNVLSIGGRHDNQDDKQQFMLEERRKEITFSGEEQVQHSHHHKKKDRYHEKHKSKKDRESFGDKENTQNANFSVEQFADHRSTSDEDELSRLHRKERKSSKDYSKRYHSESGVDYKKYDRKFSLAESSADEDGKKKKNRTNNSRVKSINSSETDDSDEPKKHSIFDIPDEGPNISMYDKVKARSCKNMQKQEEEKKIKAKFSKLKQSRAKREGKNRSKSWDEDSDTDGMNSDTTINSKYNHKDRHNKSGTITTSDDDDHLPTTPRIRRHPREPLASDSDEEEHSRRIRSNRDRLNNLCDDESSDVDHPRRHAPHTPRRRSSEKISRKNSTRIQSDSDTDEHGSISRHKHAAGIDHGSEFESINTTADSNQSHSFTSKMNVVVIKQEIKSEEDNTQETIGGKVDIKVERKVQPPSALITSDVSDDDVVKSIVKSELIPSTMIKKELVVERLTFSKERLGQLCDPVSSEGEPNITTAVNAEIENTVNSAVDQMIYGHSESKKKHKKKQKRHKTMEGSETDVKSEKEHSPRDDTGSMFDELKKNTDEQMYASSKKKHSGKKEKRRDRSKEEYERSGKSKKSKNKHKDGIKLPDIVTSNTKREEKMEDIFGPISDEESQHSSVETEVSVKQEQLMEAKTEEDAKHLENQSNEGEMTEKEKIKEESRRRKERKRREREKIRAAMTMRDEENSVDLDEAGRALEAQLMSDSDQKADDASPTSTAATSGKQSSTDVMDVFRFTDGDDSMETSFSEKKESDHSRKEKKKKKKRGKDEKHKHHHSSSSSSTHHTNPPITTPFTPTTNKLSLDIISAQQEDSKHNMSKQSPSLPCLMGDSPPSSNRQSTLPTPVSTSSGQMSPPTPTGRELACSTPTKEVEEEKHAITKEDSELLKATESTSAQSKRKSEKMIPAFGEIDQQLHEKAVQSISGEFITEKTTKDDLNVPDVDSEVKDKADESKIEEKSRAVISQEETEDAVAALLGESFGTSNTPDFSMDYSLDPVEESSSQLNNEPPQIPEEDDEEMKKAILSLNTEEHIKLDMKPDTPQSEHDLQIDTDTEDAADDEHPASLLRFDNPPKTPDVDLSQIGKPLSETNAVSAPDSAKKYDKLEMPDTPGKNVQITSNIPAKVTPETPPVSTVFAKTTHTVVETSHASTSIVSKPFTLATKPMVPIQAPIIVQCPKAASTTTAVTVKDTSNKTVSTIASAPAPITVFTSSSLMTQGKPVLSVTQKATMVGVQSPHMQSQPQIRQQYIMQAPPTISIPEQHIAYQPMDAAVMSPRGLIGNDPRLQSPKLQLQPHSPFMRTSSPTATSPNLLRPQVIPNRQSPQHSPVMGQHPMIIHQPSGHILVSSPTSNNQFASKPGQMNQAMHTAVRFPIGAQSKTTPSPQKVNEQTPTKQTVNAYGNLGMAPSTRIVTTMSSTTSMPVLGNELSSSTVPGTKMIVTSTAIPVTTYVIHNTKPIESGQKAPTPGIPTKTIIHQQPVYIQHPVKQFVSQQQPVMQTHLTSVPQPVRLPLPPPIVSTSSSNVIVSKTKEDSKPQNTISTITSNPNLLNQPTVTPSVDASVSEKATEPNKESKSCIEQQNVSNVADKAQAQGDEKAVQMQTNSKAETTNTMVDANKSSSESMLTEENVAKIPDNSVVGNVLGIDQEDQEGDSKEDSDYWSSKDTIIDSVIKKVDALCSEDDASEGGSELNKEDWNNREDRSKVVDASVTRNPIGDIPKLDEKNLEVGSKAPVPTPPSVDFSPASSVVPRPELNATTIKEENDAVEPSSESIIHEASTRGGKRGGRRGGRKTSETVTTPVKQAVPEKAPEPEVTVVSRRGGKAGIKRGRGGGRGGSSRGAATNVQSATATDAKGKSLSSGSDVYEFHDDSGEEVTTSDKQQTDGTRPRLILTIKNQTPTTAATPIISTTSVPTTSSTMIPSTVTNVTTINTTTVQLQPTNSCPTSQTPVEVQSIPSPASELSKEEFVHPSANTRKSRRLLEKDGRTTVDDIIEDVIRNGPSPRVTPPPTVSQQQQPQPPVMLTQSNFLPQQTVHIPQVGSLGAMAQPQQPPVTATSEPPAQTGRRNTRHNATAANAAADARKSPRAGRKGKDRKISETSMDSNDEKPLGPVRLAQADTKVDDKSVTGTLTATTPVTPSVSGNRPNETASVADKTKDKPKSADEVKTELGTPQANSLTLIDPVTGELTVMRTGKEGQYVAMPNAPQPLKKVIAAAANAQNAADQLKTTSSPTPPLSASASPVPNRTPTPGLAPSPGLTRVPTPNTTVTPHPAQQLEAQKMSSSMMVKQSSPLPLTSQSPTIPATTVVIPSPHSTAGTVVIQHPQGGQQHGAQKPHTLKAHVLNSQQIMQQQQQLQQPHPGKSFQQTPPQQTQIVYKSIIPQQQSGAIHTTTGKQIHPGTSLKMSPQTIPQGIHTQPAPQQQIIIQNPISQQQMTINKHTTINKQPQQQSHQSAIHHPPGSGNLLINIPQNMHQLGNVPMSPRMPQHHQVVISSTKGHPGQPIQNQAPHSPQVMHKQAPGQQQQSQHQNQPGPQQIIIHSGKIPPGHQQIPSGYTTVLQSGGKIIHQGPIQMATQQQQLGQGQMQQQQQQTIGVPGKHTTQTIQISGPGGPGGGIPIHYQSQPGQSQQTVVHKTITTVHGGQQIKIQQHHKIVPDGLAHMQPGAKIGGKQVVQHAVGPAVGAKLPPQQQVHQQPLGQNQPVGLGKVNHVVSTPPTSSSSQQPPQPSQLLTIQQGKGVGSSHLHQAPQILTGAVASPPLKQPHMQSQQPIVTGASSTRVAMPPISPQGQQPSATSHLRHVQQPGMNVPSQVAYEANPHGDLAGFIARGQSPPPAHQQQSSPITPVHTDAAFRGGMPRDYVKYMYGRSNIHIPSSRSPMLPGSVEQRELSEIEESVAASPPLELRRPSSGPRPITTAVPHSLQSPGDRSTDSPQVAQVYIGSARIPHTYSDSLNTRFYDPAAVGPNAPPRALSAEPPPAHRPHNLSTPGGGFPPGSYPGTPSQTPPPPSPANLSQIQQQSQQQQLQQRDLQQQRDRVTVQGLAPTTPISAGPLATHTGGMPAVLSQQPSGTSRNTQIATPPIAAPGTAPTQSDSLEALLQRYPVMWQGLLALKNDQAAVQMHFVHGNPGVAGSSLPSNSDGTTPPLRIAQRMRLEPAQIDGVARKMQPNPADLVSLVVFPADLMHCEGWWSGPSALSIVVENEEVIDLLESEEIEQPSLQQTIGLLVPTIQLDLFDLILKHTSYK